CTCAATTCCTTTCTGATCAATAGTCAAGTTTCGTTGACTCTATCTCTTCAATGTGTTTAGATTGGACTCCTCTTCTCAATTCCCTTACCATCATTACTACCTACCTAGATTTATACTCTAGCTCCCTTACAGGTATTCCTTTGTCCACtcttgcctctacttcctctaaACTCTCATCCATCTTCCAGACTCTGACTCTATCACTTGAAACCCTCTACCAATCATTTCCAGAATAAACACTTGAATCCATATATCGATCATTTCACCTGTTACTGTTCAATGACTCCCCATTGTCTTCCTTAGAAGTAAGGGTCAGACTCTCTATCTGAATGCCAGCATTTCAATTTTTAACAAGTTGATTTCTTATTGGAAGCCATTAATGGAGTTTGTAACATTTGTACAACACAACAGAGTTCAGCTGCTCACTGTAATTACCTGATTTATTCTCTATGCaagaacatatttttatttttgtctaccTACTGTGTTATACTTTGattgtgtttttgttgtttttttcagctgtttttcattggtatctgactgttcatgaccccatttggggtttacttggcaaagatacttgaatagtttgacatttcttctccagatcattttacagatgaggaaactaaggtaaacaaggttaaatgactttcccagagtcacatggctggtaagtgtctgaggctggatttgaactcaagaagatgagtctttctggcaCTCTATTCAGTGTGCCACTTGTTTTTCACCCTGCTTATGTTACTAAACTaaagtaaactgaaaaaaaactaaaactaaactaaaaaaaaaaaaacaaacctttttatctcacatttaaagtccttccccATCTGGTGGCATGCTACTTATCCAAGCTCATTTCATATCTCTCTTCTTTGTTTCAGCACTGCTCTCTGTCCCACCCCCACCATGCCTTGTGAACCCCTTTTATTCATAAAATGCCCAGTACCTAGAACGCCTTACTTTCCTCTTATTTGTCagatgaatttctatatattCTTGAAACCTCAACTCAGGTGACACCAGTTCTGAACATGGAATCACTAGATCTAAATTTGAATCCTCAAGCTGTCATTTGCTACCtttatgaccttaagcaaatcatttactcACTCTGGACTTCAGGATCTTCATCTGCAAATGTGtcacatgacctctgaggtctcttccttctccagactGTGTGCTGTGGGTCTTATGATCATTAAAGAATTATTTACTCACTAGTGATGCCTTGGCCCCACACTTgaaccaaataatttttttaacttctctagTTTGCCTGTCATGTTAATCTGATGTTATTCCATTTTCCATTGTATATAATTCATGTCCTGATACAAAACTTCCTTTTAGCAATGGTCCTATGGATGGCATCTTTGACCTCTTTGTTCCTTAGGCTATAGATGAGGGGATTCAACATGGGGGTCACTGAAGTATAAAACACAGAGACAAGCTTATTGGTATCCATGGAGCAACTTGAATTAGGCCGCACATAAATGAAGAAGAGGGTCCTATATAAGATGGTGACAGCTGTAAGATGGGAAGAACAGGTGGAGAAGGCTTTCCGTCTCCCTTCTGCAGAGTGGATCCTGAGAATGTCTGTGAGGATGTAGATGTAAGAGACAAGGATGATCAGGCCACTGAAGACACCGAAAATCCCAGCAATAACGAAAACTAATAACTCATTGATGCTGGTATCAGCGCATATGAGAGACAAAAGGGGAAAGATATCACAGAAGAAGTGATTGATGACACTGGGGCCACAAAAGGGGAGACGGAAAGCAATAGTGGAATGAATCATGGTATTTATGAACCCAGCAGCATAGGGGATAGCCACCAGCTGGTTGCAGCGTTTCTGAGACATTTCAATGGAGTAAAGCAATGGGTTACAGACTGCAACATAGCGATCATAGGCCATGGGTGCCAAGAGGAAGCATTCAATGGTCACAAAAAGCCCAAAGAACCATTGCTGTAAGGCACAGCCCATGAAAGAGATGGTCTTTCTCTCCTTAAAGAAGTCTCCAAGCATTTTGGGAGCCACTGTGGAAGAGAAACTCATGTCTACAAAAGACAGATGGCTGAGGAAAAAATACATTGGGGTGTGAAGGCGGGCATCAACCCGGATGAGGATTATCATTCCCAGATTGCCCAtcatattaatgaaataaaaaaatagaaccagaaggaaaagaatgaccTGCAGCTTCAGATGATACTTCAAGCCCACGAAAATAAACTCAGTGACTCTGGTGGAGTTTCCACTGGCCATTTATTCCTGATGCTTTCTGCTGGGGGAAAAACAAACATATACCATCATAGGACTTTAGGATTTTGAGGTAGGAGAGATCTTATGGTTCAGATTGTGAAGCTGGAAAACACCTTTGaattcatctaattcaatcctgtcactttgcaaatgaggaaactaaggcttgtGATCATTAATATTACATAAATTAAGAGTCAGTATTCCACTATAGGAACCCTGATTTCAAATCCCCTGTCATTTGCATCAGCATCTTcaataatatgaatatatatctatGACGACACATGCACCATCATTTGGGAAGAGAAAGTTGCTTTGTTATCCTTTGTTGATGCTGTCTGTGGTGTTATTGTTGGCAGTGGTgttgatggtggtgatggtggtattTTCAGCCTTGGCCTCTTAAAATTTATGAGGTCAAAGTTGACTCAGTacttacattaatttttttttaatataacaagAAGGATGATAAATGACAATTAGTTTGAAACAACTGATTTAATGCTGGAAAAGCCATAGGAATTTGTGATTTTGCTTGGTTCTCCAAACTCCAAAAACACCGCAGTGTGTGAATTACTTGAAATCCACAAAAATTTggctattatttcattttgtcataGCAATTACAGCAGGCATGTACTTGCATTGACATTGGGTTGACTCAAGCTATTTGATCTTAGCCAAATGAAAGTAGATTGATCTCCTTTGTCCATAGTTACTTAGTTCTCCGTCAGTTGCATTTGGAATCCATGATGTGCAccattgttttattgatttctttggtTGTGTTTTAAATTAtatggattttaaaaatgcatgatATTTCTAAATGGTACGCAAAGTTTACAATTCTTCAAGACTACACTTCAGTGACTGTTAGAGATAGTACAATGACTATGGGTATGGAAAAGTCAAGCATTTCAAGAATTGCCCCAAACCACAATATGGCCAGAGTTGTTACACTTCAACACAAAAGAATGTATCACTGAAAATTCAAAACCCTACACTGTAACATAAAACAGTCTA
The DNA window shown above is from Notamacropus eugenii isolate mMacEug1 chromosome 2, mMacEug1.pri_v2, whole genome shotgun sequence and carries:
- the LOC140523289 gene encoding olfactory receptor 5G9-like; this translates as MASGNSTRVTEFIFVGLKYHLKLQVILFLLVLFFYFINMMGNLGMIILIRVDARLHTPMYFFLSHLSFVDMSFSSTVAPKMLGDFFKERKTISFMGCALQQWFFGLFVTIECFLLAPMAYDRYVAVCNPLLYSIEMSQKRCNQLVAIPYAAGFINTMIHSTIAFRLPFCGPSVINHFFCDIFPLLSLICADTSINELLVFVIAGIFGVFSGLIILVSYIYILTDILRIHSAEGRRKAFSTCSSHLTAVTILYRTLFFIYVRPNSSCSMDTNKLVSVFYTSVTPMLNPLIYSLRNKEVKDAIHRTIAKRKFCIRT